GTGGTGGCACCTATGCACTGCAGCTCACCCCGGGCGAGGGCCGGCTTGATTATGTTGGCCGCATCAATGGCTCCCTCGGCCGCGCCGGCACCTACCAGGGTGTGGAGTTCGTCGATGAAGACGATGACGTTCCCCGCCTGGCGAATCTCGTTGAGCACCCGCTTGAAACGCTCCTCAAACTCGCCCCGGTACTTGGTCCCGGCCACGATCCCGGAGAGGTCCAGGGCGATTACCCGCTTATTGCGCAGGGTTTCCGGCACCTTTCCGGCCACGATTCTCTGGGCCAGACCCTCGGCAATGGCCGTCTTGCCCACCCCGGGTTCGCCGATGAGTACCGGGTTGTTCTTGGTGCGGCGGCTCAGCACCTGAATGACCCGCTCGATCTCCTTTTCCCTACCTACTACCGGATCCAGCTTGTCTTCCCGCGCCAGCTGGGTAAGGTCGGTGCCGAATTCGTCCAGGGCCGTGGTTTCCCGACCCCTGCCCGGCGCATGCGGTCCGGCACCCGTCACCTGACCCAACAGGGGGTGTCCGCCCAATCCGCCGAGAATCCAGGTAAAGGGCGTACCCCCGCTCGGCCCGAGCAGGGCCGCCACCTGCTGCCGGACCTTGTCCGCACTGACCCCCATGTTGGCCAGCACCTGGGCGGCAATGCCCTCCCCTTCCCGGATCAACCCCAGCAGCAGGTGCTCGGTACCCACGTAATTTACTCCCTGACGCCGGGCCTCGTCGTTGGCCAGCTCCAGCACCTTCTTGGCCCGGGGAGTCAGGCCTATCTGCACCGCGGCAGGCCCCGGATTCTTGCCCACCAGCCTGGTGACCTCTTTGCGAACGCGCTCCGGGTCTACCCCCAGGTTCTTCAAGGCCCGGGCCGCCACGCCCTCGCCTTCTCGCACCAGCCCCAGCAGCAGGTGCTCGGTGCCCACGGCGGCGTGACCCAAGTTCCGGGCCTCGTCCTCGGCCAAACGCAGGACTCTTTGCGCTCTTTCCGTAAACCGGCTGGGCATTTTCTTCACCCCGCTTTGTAGTCATCTCAATGCTCGGCTTTTAACCGCCGCCGGATAAAGGCGGCGCGTTCCCTATCCCGCTCTTGGGGATCCATTTCTCTTCCCGTCAGTCCCTGCAAAAAGGCAGGCTGTATTCCGATCATCAGTTCGGTAATTACCCTCGGGTCAACCCCTCTCAGCAGGTGCAGGTCCAGCCCCAGGCGCACGTCTGAAAGCAGGTGCAGTGCCTCCTGGGAACTGATAACCCGGGCGTGGCTGAGGATGCCGAAGGCCCGTCCCACGCGATCCTCAAGCTGGGATCCGGCCTCTTTCAAGAGCAATTCCCGGGCCGCCTTCTCCTGCTCGATCAACTGCTTGGTTACCGCTACCAGATTGGAGATGATTTCTTCCTCGCTTCGTCCCAGAGTCACCTGATTGGATATCTGAAAGAGATTGCCCGCCGCCTCGGTACCCTCGCCGTAGAGGCCCCTGACCGCCAGGCTCACGTGCGAAAGGGCACTCAGAACCTGCGGCGCCTGCTTGCTAATCACCAGACCGGGCAGGTGCAGCATTACCGAAGCCCTGAGGCCGGTGCCTACGTTGGTGGGGCAGGCGGTCAGGTATCCCCTTTCCTCATCGAAGGCGTACTCCAGGTGGGCCTCCAGGGCATCGTCCACCGCCGTAGCCAACCTCCAGCTTTCGTGCAACTGCAGGGCGGGCAACAGCACTTGCAGCCGCAGGTGGTCCTCCTCGTTTACCATCAGGCTCAGCGATTCTTCCGCGTTGAGAACCACCGCCTTGTTTCCGTCCGGCTCCGCATGCTGCGGGCTGATCAGGTGCTTCTCCACCAGGATCTGGCGCTCCAGAGCCGAGAGGTCTTCCAGCCGCAGGATCTCCAGCCGCCCGGCCACCGCATGTACGGTCGTGGTCTTGCAGGCTGCGGTGACCCGCTCCACCACTTCCTGGGCTTCCCTCCGGCCCATAGAGGCAGGAAAGGGCAAACCGGCCAGATTGCGGGCCAGGCGAACGCGGCTGGCCACGACCATGCCCGCGTAGGGTCCCGATCCCTCCATCCACTTGCTGGGAGTGGCAGCCAGATTGCGCATTCCTCTCCCCACCTTCCCCGGGTCACTCGCCCTGAACCGCCTGTCGTTCCAGTTCCCGGATGCGGTCCCTAACCTCGGCCGCCCGCTCGAACTCTTCCTTGGCTATGAGTTCCTGCAATTCGCGGCGCAGGCGCTCGATCTCACGGCTCAGCCCCAGCCTTCCGGCCGTGCGCTTGGGAGCCTTGCCCACGTGCTGCACCGAACCGTGCAGGCGCCGCAGTAAAGGCTCGAGCTGATCGCCAAAGGAGCGGTAACACTCGCCGCACCCCAGTCTTCCCGCCTCCCGGAACTGCTCGTAAGACCATCCGCAGCGCCGGCACCGCAACGCCCGTCTGGCCACCACGCCCGGACCCGGACCCCAGGCCGGCTCCTGGGCCAGCAGGCCGGCCAGAAACTTCTCCAGGGAGAAGCCCGGTTCGCCGAATCCCAAGAACCCCCAGCCCTCGTTGCGCCGCCGGGCGCATTCCTCACACAGGTGGTACTCGGTCTTCTGGTTATTAACCAGCTTGGTGACGTGCACGCTCGCCGGTCGCTGCCCGCAATCCTCGCAGAGCACCGGCCTCACCCCCACCTAAAAGTCTTCCCGCAGCAGGGTTAGCACCATAACCCGCAGCAGACGTCCGCGCAGAAAATCCCGGGCGGGCAGCTCCAAGCCCAGCGCCTCCCGGTCAAGGACCGCCCGGGCCAGCATTGCCTCCCGCCGGGAGAGCAGCCCTTCTTCCTCCAGGCGCCGCACAACGCCCTCCGCCGCCTGCTGGGATAACGGCCGGTCCCGCAGGGCCTCCACCAGCCGGTGCAGATCCACCGGCAGCCGCACGATTCGCAGATACCCGCCGCCCCCGCGGCGGCTCTCCACCCAGTACCCCTGATCCACGGTAAAGCGGGTGCTGAGCACGTAGTTGATCTGCGAGGGCACGCAGGCGAACAATAGGGCCAATTCCTGACGCCGGATCTCCACTACGCCCCGCGGGCTCTCCGACAGTCGCTGCTTCAAGTAGGTTTCGATCCTGTCGGCCAGGGTTCGCATGGGCTTTTGACCTACCTTTACCTTCTGATCTACTTTGACCTTTCAACTTACAATATAACTGCCTCCCTTCCGGGAGGCAAGTAATACTGCGTGTCGTCTCGGCTTCCCAGCAACCTTAATGGACGGTCTGAGGCCGTTATTCGCCCCCTTGCTCCGCCTGCCTACTCGTACGGCCGCAAGGCAGGGAAAAGGATAACGTCACGAATGGAAGGAGAATTGGTCAGCAGCATGACCAGGCGATCCACTCCCAGGCCCATACCGCCCGCCGGAGGCATTCCGTACTCCAGGGCCAGGACGAAATCGGCATCCATCATCTGCGCTTCCTCGTCTCCGCCCGCCCGTTCCCGTGCCTGCGCCAGCAGTCGCTCCCTCTGGTCAACGGGATCGTTGAGCTCGGTGAAGGCGTTGACCAGCTCTCGGCCGGCAACAAAGAGCTCGAACCGGTAAACCAGGTCCGGCGCCTCCGCCTTGCGTTTGGCCAGGGGAGATATTTCCAGAGGATAGTCCACCAGGAAGGTGGGCTGGATGAGCCGGGGCTGCACCAGCTCCTCCAGCAGGGCATCGATTATCTTTCCCGCCGAGGC
This Clostridia bacterium DNA region includes the following protein-coding sequences:
- a CDS encoding UvrB/UvrC motif-containing protein; its protein translation is MLCEDCGQRPASVHVTKLVNNQKTEYHLCEECARRRNEGWGFLGFGEPGFSLEKFLAGLLAQEPAWGPGPGVVARRALRCRRCGWSYEQFREAGRLGCGECYRSFGDQLEPLLRRLHGSVQHVGKAPKRTAGRLGLSREIERLRRELQELIAKEEFERAAEVRDRIRELERQAVQGE
- a CDS encoding protein arginine kinase, with the translated sequence MRNLAATPSKWMEGSGPYAGMVVASRVRLARNLAGLPFPASMGRREAQEVVERVTAACKTTTVHAVAGRLEILRLEDLSALERQILVEKHLISPQHAEPDGNKAVVLNAEESLSLMVNEEDHLRLQVLLPALQLHESWRLATAVDDALEAHLEYAFDEERGYLTACPTNVGTGLRASVMLHLPGLVISKQAPQVLSALSHVSLAVRGLYGEGTEAAGNLFQISNQVTLGRSEEEIISNLVAVTKQLIEQEKAARELLLKEAGSQLEDRVGRAFGILSHARVISSQEALHLLSDVRLGLDLHLLRGVDPRVITELMIGIQPAFLQGLTGREMDPQERDRERAAFIRRRLKAEH
- a CDS encoding CtsR family transcriptional regulator: MRTLADRIETYLKQRLSESPRGVVEIRRQELALLFACVPSQINYVLSTRFTVDQGYWVESRRGGGGYLRIVRLPVDLHRLVEALRDRPLSQQAAEGVVRRLEEEGLLSRREAMLARAVLDREALGLELPARDFLRGRLLRVMVLTLLREDF